From the Limosilactobacillus panis genome, one window contains:
- a CDS encoding D-2-hydroxyacid dehydrogenase codes for MSKIFAYSIRQDEEPFLKKWAGQHPEVTLDYTDQLLTPATAKLAAGADGVVVYQQLDYTPEVLQALANLGITKMSLRNVGIDNIALDKAKKLDFTITNVPVYSPNAIAEHAAIQTARILRQTKVMDEKVAKGDLRWAPTIGREVRDQTVGIIGAGHIGQVYMKIMEGFGAKVIAYDLRKKLFLEEQGYYVDSLDDLYAQADVISLHVPAIKETTNMINDETIAKMKDDAVLVNVSRGALVDTDAVIRALDSGKLYGFVLDTYEDEVGVFNQDWTGAEFPDARLNDLIHRPNVLVTPHTAFYTTHAVRNMVDKALDNNLAMVMGKQPATPVEF; via the coding sequence ATGAGTAAGATTTTTGCATATAGTATTCGGCAGGATGAAGAACCATTCTTGAAAAAGTGGGCCGGTCAGCACCCGGAAGTTACCCTTGACTACACTGACCAATTACTGACCCCCGCAACCGCCAAACTTGCCGCAGGCGCCGATGGGGTGGTTGTTTACCAGCAGTTGGACTACACGCCAGAAGTCTTACAAGCATTAGCAAACCTGGGAATTACCAAGATGTCTCTGCGGAATGTTGGAATCGACAACATTGCCCTCGACAAGGCGAAGAAACTCGACTTCACCATCACCAACGTTCCGGTCTATTCGCCAAATGCAATCGCTGAACACGCCGCCATCCAGACGGCCCGCATCCTCCGCCAGACCAAGGTAATGGACGAAAAGGTGGCTAAGGGTGACCTTCGCTGGGCCCCAACAATCGGTCGGGAAGTCCGCGACCAAACGGTGGGGATCATCGGTGCCGGGCACATCGGCCAGGTTTACATGAAAATCATGGAGGGCTTTGGCGCCAAGGTGATTGCCTACGACCTCCGCAAGAAACTGTTCTTAGAAGAACAGGGTTACTACGTGGACTCCCTCGATGACCTCTACGCCCAGGCGGATGTCATCTCGCTCCACGTTCCAGCCATCAAGGAAACCACCAACATGATTAACGATGAGACCATTGCCAAGATGAAGGACGATGCGGTCTTAGTAAATGTTTCACGTGGAGCATTGGTTGATACCGATGCGGTCATCCGGGCCCTTGATAGTGGCAAGCTGTACGGCTTTGTCTTGGATACCTACGAGGATGAGGTGGGTGTCTTTAACCAGGACTGGACGGGAGCGGAATTCCCCGACGCCCGCTTGAACGACCTGATTCACCGACCAAATGTCTTGGTAACACCACATACCGCCTTTTACACCACCCATGCGGTCCGCAACATGGTTGACAAGGCCCTTGACAATAATCTGGCAATGGTAATGGGAAAGCAGCCAGCAACGCCAGTTGAGTTTTAA
- a CDS encoding GNAT family N-acetyltransferase has translation MSAIFLRPTHMHDLPAIKGVITEARQALKDSGNPQWQDGQPTTATIINDITHHLSWALIVDGQLAGMASLQPGPEESFENISQGKWANSTDPYLVIHRLAIGDQYRGHQLSSFLLSNLVTVGQMKGISNFRLGTHQKNTAMQTAAKKFGFKYRGRVKVHDDCDPNRYAFELNLKNPHKFPMKTGVKNDFMGPLVR, from the coding sequence ATGAGTGCAATTTTTCTCCGGCCCACACATATGCATGACCTCCCCGCAATCAAGGGAGTGATTACCGAAGCCCGGCAGGCGTTGAAGGACTCTGGGAATCCGCAGTGGCAGGACGGGCAACCAACGACGGCCACCATTATCAACGACATCACCCACCACCTTTCCTGGGCCCTCATCGTTGACGGCCAGCTCGCTGGCATGGCTTCACTCCAGCCAGGGCCAGAAGAGAGTTTTGAAAACATCAGTCAGGGAAAGTGGGCCAACTCAACGGACCCCTACCTGGTAATTCACCGGCTGGCCATCGGCGACCAATACCGGGGCCACCAGCTAAGCAGCTTTTTACTGTCTAACTTGGTAACGGTCGGCCAGATGAAAGGTATCAGTAACTTCCGCCTGGGGACCCACCAGAAAAACACCGCAATGCAGACGGCGGCCAAGAAGTTCGGCTTTAAGTACCGGGGACGGGTTAAAGTCCACGATGATTGTGACCCGAACCGCTATGCCTTCGAGCTCAACTTGAAGAACCCCCATAAGTTCCCCATGAAGACCGGGGTCAAAAATGACTTCATGGGTCCCTTGGTTAGGTAG
- the cls gene encoding cardiolipin synthase produces MALTWEIVRWILLVIIFINELAAIFTVFREKRDIAATWAWLLVLTLIPVIGFIIYAFLGRKPTHGQLNRIKSQTRLKLKEAVERQKKQFKNMPKPKHSIMQVYRRTVMLFQSIDESFLSRHNHVDVFTDGNVLFSRMFDEIADAKKSIHIEFYTIYNDKIGNHLRTLLEQKAAEGVEVRVLYDSWGSMGVKPSFYANLRELGGYATPFLLARSNIFDFRINYRDHRKIVVIDGQTAYIGGFNIGDQYLGRSPKFGPWRDTHLRVVGGGVYGMERQFIGDWNASVQKKALIIKHYHPYFPPIKVKNGNTALQTVTSGPEGELEKIKMGYLRLINVATDHIWIQTPYLIPDDSILDALQVAAHAGIDVRIMIPCKPDHPFVYRATQYYAQTLANQGVTIYTYQKGFLHAKTMMVDGRIASVGSANLDFRSFKLNFEINAFMYDSQLTDQLEQIYVNDIRNCRVMTPERFADQSHWLKFKQRFSRLLSPIL; encoded by the coding sequence TTGGCTTTAACTTGGGAAATTGTTCGGTGGATACTATTGGTCATCATCTTCATTAACGAACTGGCGGCGATTTTTACCGTCTTTCGTGAAAAACGCGACATTGCCGCTACCTGGGCCTGGCTTTTGGTGCTGACCCTTATCCCCGTCATCGGCTTCATTATCTACGCCTTCTTGGGCCGGAAGCCAACCCACGGGCAGTTGAACCGGATCAAGTCGCAGACCCGACTCAAACTAAAGGAAGCGGTGGAGCGGCAGAAGAAGCAGTTCAAGAACATGCCCAAGCCCAAGCACTCCATCATGCAGGTGTACCGGCGGACGGTGATGCTCTTCCAGAGTATCGACGAATCCTTCTTGAGCCGCCACAACCACGTCGACGTCTTTACCGATGGCAACGTGCTCTTCTCCCGGATGTTTGATGAGATTGCGGACGCTAAAAAGAGCATCCACATTGAATTTTACACGATCTACAACGACAAGATTGGTAACCACTTGCGGACCCTCCTGGAACAAAAGGCGGCCGAGGGGGTCGAGGTCCGGGTCCTCTATGACTCCTGGGGGTCCATGGGGGTCAAACCCAGCTTCTACGCAAACCTCCGCGAACTGGGCGGGTACGCCACGCCCTTTCTGTTGGCCCGGAGTAACATCTTTGACTTCCGGATCAACTACCGGGACCACCGTAAGATCGTCGTCATCGACGGGCAGACGGCCTACATTGGTGGCTTTAACATCGGGGACCAGTACCTGGGTCGGTCGCCGAAGTTCGGCCCCTGGCGTGACACCCACCTCCGTGTGGTCGGCGGCGGGGTCTACGGGATGGAGCGGCAGTTCATCGGTGACTGGAACGCCTCCGTCCAGAAGAAGGCGTTAATTATCAAGCACTACCACCCCTACTTCCCGCCAATCAAAGTCAAGAACGGCAATACAGCTCTACAGACGGTGACAAGTGGCCCAGAAGGGGAGCTGGAAAAAATCAAGATGGGCTACCTGCGCCTGATCAACGTGGCTACGGACCATATCTGGATCCAAACCCCGTACCTGATTCCCGACGACAGTATCCTGGATGCCCTCCAGGTCGCTGCCCATGCCGGAATTGATGTCCGAATCATGATTCCGTGCAAGCCCGACCACCCTTTTGTTTACCGGGCCACCCAGTACTATGCCCAGACGTTGGCCAACCAGGGGGTTACGATTTACACTTACCAGAAGGGCTTTTTGCACGCCAAGACGATGATGGTGGACGGCCGGATTGCGTCGGTCGGGTCCGCCAACCTTGACTTCCGAAGTTTCAAGCTCAACTTTGAAATTAACGCCTTCATGTATGATTCCCAGCTGACGGACCAGCTGGAACAGATTTATGTCAATGACATTCGTAACTGTCGGGTCATGACCCCGGAGCGTTTCGCTGACCAGTCCCACTGGCTGAAGTTCAAGCAACGCTTCTCCCGGCTGCTATCACCGATTTTATAG
- a CDS encoding PD-(D/E)XK nuclease family protein, giving the protein MGKLGFVLGTAAKDHQEVLVDQIADQLKTAPREDTFFYIVPNHIKFQTEIDVLSSLRARQGKGNTDRFASSRVQVLSFSRLAWFLLRDSPALKRARLSNIGLTMLVAKVVQEHANDLQLYASEAQQPGFIQKLTDQLTELANANISADDLTIILQQAQRDQQGSRAWLAKMHDVELIYHAYEERVVGHFLGNNELYQQLSQYLAQEPASKHMHFFIDRFAQFTPGEQQVVNAMIVNGASTTVSLVLDHGYPDQDHPDKRALPGVTDLFYPAAMQYHRLYEFAVQHPHEVTILPNVLFASRVRVSPTLRQVDNFFADYIKRPLNLADGTQPTDPNDLQFITTANRRTELDRVATMIRQLVLSGKYRYRDFLILSRRLDRYQTMIAPVFASHEIPIFNDHERRMDNHPLVTLLTALFNLPLYGYRTTDIMQLLKTWLFAEYNPQTGDYQPLDQDAVFATENWCLKRAIDGRGTWEKADSVLWQVSGSADSPTDNLQAQLTHVQGFVAHQVIAFLKELKDIKTGRELAGRLYQFLVDNGVTKRLADWQKYQSDKNLDLARQPQQVWATFCQILDEYVQILGDTPVTADNLTTTLTNFSELLQAGFAAAQYSQIPATMDQVMISETGIVQNQDRKIVFLIGSTDDVMPEIQPTEGLLTDDDKAILDDYLDDTTQYLPNGTKNQLQDERFLHYSGMLTGTQRLIMTAPAENSEGAPLTRSPYLDAMAQYFKQPVQNFPLVTSTVGQADAHPYLSAPAATISKLVQVERQARNDARTAKRHYVLSPSWQGVRQALVDLTARDRSAADARAQERGQKLAAHLRLVAAGFNYRNRVDDLDQQLAAALYLRHSHGQNILYSSISQLQDYYVNPYEYFLKYGLRLQKRDQLTMSVDRIGTFFHKAMEWFVSAVNQDVQLDFAQLASDPDRLNDLIKTALDVAKKDQSDLSILMASSFQAAFQYKQLTGIVKTMLTVLCYQAKYTAARPLDTEIRFGRLGAAKKDDLRPLEYDLKPRNTHIYLRGRIDRVDQLTQDQTDYLTVVDYKSGNRTFDLTAAYYGLSLQLLSYLNAIAANRDQLPQRLRTSRPDLQLAGALYLHLSNPLIKAANFKDDADLTALRLQQHQYKGLLLNDPALLKQLDKNLAHQSLVYPLKMNKDEAISAKKDALLVTPDQLTWLQNRNKQLIIDAGNDILAGRVALRPYRLLEGSKWKTGLDYTDFQDIYQFDNMLDQQNYRLLSARLAEEEFKQFNEDDEKGGKQ; this is encoded by the coding sequence GTGGGTAAACTTGGATTTGTTTTAGGGACGGCCGCTAAGGACCACCAGGAGGTCTTAGTCGACCAGATTGCGGACCAGTTGAAAACTGCACCACGGGAGGACACTTTTTTCTACATTGTCCCCAACCACATTAAGTTTCAGACGGAAATTGACGTTTTGAGCAGCCTGCGGGCCCGGCAAGGGAAGGGGAACACGGACCGGTTCGCTTCTTCCCGGGTCCAGGTTCTTTCCTTTAGCCGGTTGGCCTGGTTCCTTTTGCGGGACAGCCCGGCGCTGAAGCGGGCTCGCCTGTCCAATATTGGCCTGACAATGCTCGTTGCTAAGGTCGTCCAGGAGCATGCCAACGACCTCCAGCTGTACGCCAGTGAGGCCCAGCAGCCCGGCTTCATTCAGAAACTAACGGACCAGTTGACGGAACTGGCCAATGCCAACATTTCAGCGGACGACCTGACCATAATTCTCCAGCAGGCCCAACGTGACCAGCAGGGGAGTCGAGCCTGGCTTGCCAAGATGCACGACGTCGAGCTGATCTACCACGCCTATGAAGAGCGGGTAGTCGGTCATTTCCTGGGAAATAATGAACTGTACCAGCAGCTATCCCAGTACCTGGCGCAGGAGCCGGCAAGTAAGCACATGCACTTCTTCATCGACCGCTTTGCCCAGTTCACTCCCGGTGAGCAGCAGGTGGTCAACGCCATGATCGTCAACGGGGCTTCGACTACAGTTTCCCTGGTGCTTGACCATGGTTATCCGGACCAGGACCACCCCGACAAGCGGGCACTGCCGGGCGTCACCGACCTCTTTTACCCGGCGGCGATGCAGTACCACCGCCTTTACGAGTTTGCGGTCCAGCACCCTCATGAAGTCACAATCCTGCCAAACGTCTTATTTGCCAGCCGGGTCCGTGTCAGTCCCACCCTCCGGCAGGTCGATAATTTTTTTGCTGACTATATTAAACGCCCGTTGAACCTTGCTGATGGGACCCAACCGACGGACCCAAATGATCTGCAATTCATCACGACAGCTAACCGGCGCACGGAATTGGACCGGGTAGCGACGATGATTCGCCAGCTGGTCCTGAGCGGGAAGTACCGCTACCGGGACTTCCTAATCTTGAGTCGGCGCCTAGACAGGTATCAGACGATGATTGCCCCGGTATTTGCGAGCCACGAAATCCCTATCTTTAACGACCACGAGCGGCGGATGGATAACCACCCCCTCGTGACCCTTTTGACGGCGCTCTTTAACCTGCCCCTTTATGGCTACCGGACAACCGACATCATGCAGCTTTTAAAGACCTGGCTCTTTGCGGAGTACAACCCGCAGACGGGGGACTACCAGCCCCTGGACCAGGACGCCGTCTTTGCAACCGAAAATTGGTGCCTGAAGCGGGCAATCGACGGGCGCGGTACCTGGGAAAAGGCGGATTCAGTCCTCTGGCAAGTTAGTGGGAGTGCGGATTCGCCAACTGATAACCTCCAAGCCCAGCTGACCCACGTTCAAGGCTTTGTTGCCCACCAGGTGATTGCCTTTTTGAAAGAGCTAAAGGATATCAAGACCGGACGGGAGCTCGCTGGTCGCCTCTATCAGTTCCTGGTTGACAACGGGGTCACCAAGCGCCTCGCTGACTGGCAGAAGTATCAGAGCGATAAGAACCTCGACCTGGCCCGCCAGCCCCAGCAGGTCTGGGCCACCTTTTGCCAAATTCTTGATGAATACGTCCAAATCCTCGGCGACACGCCCGTCACCGCGGATAACCTCACGACGACCTTGACTAACTTTAGCGAGCTCCTCCAGGCCGGCTTTGCTGCTGCCCAGTACTCGCAGATTCCGGCCACGATGGACCAGGTGATGATTTCGGAAACGGGAATTGTCCAGAACCAGGACCGCAAGATTGTCTTCCTGATCGGGTCGACGGATGACGTTATGCCGGAGATTCAGCCGACAGAGGGTCTTTTGACCGATGACGACAAGGCCATTTTGGATGACTACCTGGACGATACGACCCAATACCTACCGAACGGGACCAAAAACCAGCTGCAAGACGAACGCTTCCTCCATTACTCGGGGATGCTGACGGGGACCCAGCGGCTAATCATGACCGCACCAGCCGAAAACAGCGAGGGGGCCCCATTGACCCGGTCGCCATACCTAGACGCCATGGCCCAGTACTTCAAACAACCCGTTCAGAACTTTCCACTGGTAACGAGCACTGTCGGCCAAGCGGACGCCCACCCGTACTTGAGTGCCCCGGCCGCGACGATCAGCAAACTAGTCCAGGTCGAACGACAGGCCCGCAACGACGCCCGGACGGCTAAACGACACTATGTTCTTAGCCCTAGTTGGCAGGGGGTCCGGCAGGCCCTTGTTGACCTGACGGCCAGGGACCGCAGTGCTGCCGATGCCCGGGCCCAGGAACGGGGACAAAAGTTGGCGGCCCACCTCCGCCTTGTTGCGGCCGGCTTTAACTACCGCAACCGGGTCGATGACCTTGATCAACAACTGGCCGCGGCCCTCTACCTCCGGCACAGCCACGGTCAAAACATCCTCTACTCATCGATTTCTCAGCTACAGGATTACTACGTCAACCCGTACGAGTACTTTCTCAAGTACGGCCTGCGCCTGCAGAAACGCGACCAGCTGACCATGTCCGTGGACCGGATTGGGACTTTCTTCCACAAGGCAATGGAGTGGTTTGTCAGTGCCGTTAACCAGGACGTCCAGCTTGACTTTGCCCAACTGGCCAGTGATCCGGACCGATTAAATGACCTGATCAAGACGGCCCTGGACGTGGCCAAGAAGGACCAGTCGGACCTGTCGATTTTGATGGCCAGCTCCTTTCAGGCGGCTTTCCAGTACAAGCAGCTCACCGGGATCGTGAAGACGATGCTGACGGTCCTGTGCTACCAGGCCAAGTACACGGCCGCCCGTCCACTGGATACCGAAATTCGCTTCGGGCGCTTGGGAGCTGCTAAGAAGGACGACTTACGGCCGCTAGAATACGACCTGAAACCGCGTAACACTCATATTTACCTTCGGGGACGAATCGACCGGGTCGACCAACTGACTCAGGACCAGACCGACTATTTAACCGTGGTGGATTACAAGTCTGGTAACCGGACCTTTGACCTGACCGCGGCGTACTACGGCCTTTCCCTCCAGCTGCTGTCCTATCTAAACGCCATTGCGGCTAACCGGGACCAGCTGCCTCAGCGCCTCCGGACGTCTCGTCCTGACCTCCAGCTCGCCGGGGCCCTCTACCTTCACCTTAGCAACCCCCTGATCAAGGCGGCCAATTTTAAGGATGACGCGGACCTGACCGCCCTGCGGCTTCAGCAGCACCAGTACAAGGGCCTCCTCTTAAATGACCCGGCCCTGTTAAAGCAGCTGGACAAGAACCTGGCCCACCAGTCCCTGGTTTACCCGCTCAAGATGAATAAGGACGAGGCTATCTCAGCGAAGAAGGACGCCCTCTTGGTCACGCCTGACCAGCTGACCTGGCTGCAAAACCGTAACAAGCAACTAATCATCGATGCCGGGAATGATATCCTGGCTGGGCGGGTCGCCCTGCGGCCCTACCGCCTCCTAGAAGGGAGCAAGTGGAAGACCGGCCTGGACTACACTGACTTCCAGGACATTTACCAGTTTGATAACATGCTCGACCAGCAAAACTACCGGCTGTTGAGTGCCCGGCTGGCGGAAGAGGAGTTTAAGCAGTTTAACGAGGACGATGAAAAGGGAGGAAAACAGTAA
- the addA gene encoding helicase-exonuclease AddAB subunit AddA, producing MATFNPTPAQRQAISDRDQNIIVSASAGSGKTAVLVNRAVDLIKDGRAQIDNMLMVTFTDAAAKNMRDKIRHRLQEVAQQEPRLRDKMISQINRLPLADISTIHAFCLKLIRRYYFLIDLDPQFRLLTDATEQLLLQEDVWRDVSEHFYEKADESTPDAASFAQLVLNFSGDRDDEGLNDLVLKLAEIANAQPDPEEWLNSLPAAYDLGDDILKSKFFTNQLRPLVSQQLDQMERDFYELLQRAQQDGLDKDVTVFESDRLLVNRLKVVLDPSKMTAPDILNILGQVSFGSFSGRPKKGSAGYEEFTVLNKERNQLKKDWPKQVAQVDNRQAALDLIQQFTTAFNKLKDRAKAAQLADKTIASLENDLAQFAQAKATLTPDSWDKVRVMFTGAKFKTMARAPRDDDLAKAVHQSLTKSRKAVKDHFNGLLDHFFSYDEQQLRHVSRAARRLLVKLTQTTIAFQHAYQRVKLRRHVLEFSDLEHYAYQILTPPADQPEWQELVANLQDHYREIMVDEYQDTNRLQEAILMRLAGENQHKLFMVGDVKQSIYRFRQADPSLFIHKYQRYRQDGADDEAIVLGENFRSMKNITDFTNLLFAQLMGADVGEIEYDEDAHLKYAATYYDENADNQPQPTEIMLYDANADPDAGEEDHEDDKLAGELRMVGMRIKQMVANQEQIFSDGRMRPINYGDIVLLERTKTINNTLMEEFSKLDIPLTVHDVESYFQATEVRVMMALLRLVDNPQQDIPLVAVLRSPLVGLTTDELAFIRLQNRSANYYTALRTFKVNYEDPSRHLVQPTLLKGDGTVQLLYDKVRRFLDQLAGFRQTAQQQSLVDLIWQIYKQTGYLDYVGAMPGGAQRQANLHALYQRAHDYEQSSFKGLYQFIRFIEKMQEHDKDLGVAPTQLADDTVNVMTIHGSKGLQFPIVFLIDATHGFNQQSTKETAVVDAVNKVGIEYVDRDRVEYDTPQRQAIISGVRQGERAEDLRVLYVALTRAEQRLVITGSFNEENRRQTLTGAWNQWQKAFQSTGTLLGPQLRVNARSFMDWIGMALARSKQFRAQQVAPTGMSLEEGALANYDREAALFNGQRFTVRTLTAADVNRQLAELGQAASAVDAANAPQPAPGDEQAALRALDFHYPYPVATKTTAYQSVTDVKRLFEYPDDSGEAQWDYRRQQREKQAQGIYFNNDFAVPDFIKQEEQTPAATSIGTATHLVFQKLTLTKAGVTVAAIRALIDQLVSDQLIAPAVAPKINRDGISRFFQTAVGKKILATPGGYHREAPFAMVMNGAELFKEIKPQNNEQVLIHGIIDGYLVTDDGITLVDYKTDHLADSDPAIATQQIVDRYRGQLNLYKQALNLMEPVPVVEMGLYLVESGQFIAI from the coding sequence ATGGCAACATTTAACCCTACCCCTGCCCAGCGCCAGGCAATTAGTGACCGGGACCAAAACATCATTGTGTCGGCCTCAGCCGGGTCCGGAAAGACTGCGGTCCTGGTTAACCGGGCCGTGGACTTGATCAAGGATGGCCGGGCCCAGATCGATAACATGCTGATGGTGACCTTCACCGATGCGGCTGCCAAGAACATGCGGGACAAGATTCGTCACCGCCTGCAGGAGGTCGCCCAGCAAGAGCCCCGCTTGCGCGACAAGATGATATCCCAGATCAACCGCCTGCCTTTGGCCGACATCAGTACGATCCACGCCTTTTGTCTGAAGCTGATTCGGCGCTACTACTTCCTGATTGACTTGGACCCCCAGTTCCGCCTGTTAACCGATGCTACCGAGCAGCTTCTCTTGCAGGAAGATGTTTGGCGAGATGTGAGTGAGCACTTCTACGAAAAGGCTGATGAGTCCACGCCGGACGCGGCCTCCTTTGCCCAACTAGTCCTCAACTTTTCGGGCGACCGGGACGATGAGGGCCTAAACGACCTGGTCCTGAAGCTCGCCGAGATTGCCAATGCCCAGCCGGACCCAGAGGAGTGGCTCAACAGCTTGCCGGCGGCCTATGACCTGGGTGATGATATCCTTAAATCCAAGTTCTTCACCAACCAGTTGCGGCCCCTCGTCAGTCAACAGCTTGACCAGATGGAACGGGACTTTTACGAGTTGCTGCAGCGGGCCCAACAGGACGGCTTGGACAAGGACGTGACAGTTTTTGAAAGTGACCGCCTCCTGGTCAACCGTCTCAAGGTCGTCCTGGACCCTAGCAAGATGACCGCTCCGGACATTTTAAATATCCTGGGTCAGGTCAGCTTCGGCAGTTTTAGCGGCCGTCCCAAGAAGGGGAGCGCGGGCTACGAAGAATTTACGGTCCTCAATAAGGAGCGTAACCAGCTCAAGAAGGACTGGCCAAAACAAGTGGCCCAGGTCGACAATCGCCAAGCGGCTCTGGACCTTATCCAGCAATTCACCACCGCCTTTAACAAGCTAAAAGACCGGGCGAAGGCCGCCCAGCTGGCGGACAAGACAATTGCCTCCCTTGAAAACGACCTCGCCCAGTTTGCCCAGGCGAAGGCCACACTGACGCCAGACTCCTGGGACAAAGTCCGGGTAATGTTCACGGGTGCTAAGTTCAAGACGATGGCCCGGGCACCCAGAGATGACGACCTTGCCAAGGCGGTCCACCAGTCACTAACCAAGTCGCGAAAGGCCGTCAAGGACCACTTTAACGGCCTATTGGACCACTTCTTCAGCTACGATGAGCAGCAGCTCCGCCACGTTTCACGTGCGGCCCGCCGCCTGCTGGTTAAGCTAACCCAGACCACGATTGCCTTCCAGCACGCCTACCAACGGGTCAAGCTCCGTCGTCACGTCCTGGAGTTCAGCGACCTGGAGCACTATGCCTACCAGATTCTGACCCCACCGGCGGACCAGCCAGAGTGGCAGGAACTGGTTGCCAACCTGCAGGATCACTACCGCGAGATCATGGTCGACGAGTACCAGGACACGAACCGCCTGCAGGAGGCCATCCTGATGCGGTTGGCGGGAGAAAACCAGCACAAGCTCTTCATGGTGGGGGACGTAAAGCAGTCCATCTACCGTTTCCGGCAGGCCGACCCGTCGCTATTCATCCATAAGTACCAGCGCTACCGGCAGGACGGCGCGGATGACGAGGCAATCGTCCTCGGCGAAAACTTCCGGTCGATGAAAAACATCACGGACTTCACCAACCTCCTCTTTGCCCAGCTGATGGGCGCTGATGTAGGGGAAATCGAATACGACGAGGATGCTCACCTGAAGTACGCCGCCACCTACTATGACGAAAATGCGGATAACCAGCCGCAGCCGACGGAGATCATGCTCTACGACGCCAACGCGGATCCGGATGCCGGTGAAGAGGACCACGAGGATGACAAGCTGGCCGGCGAGCTCCGGATGGTGGGGATGCGGATTAAGCAGATGGTGGCCAACCAGGAGCAAATCTTCAGCGATGGTAGGATGCGGCCAATCAACTACGGCGACATCGTCCTCCTCGAGCGGACCAAGACCATCAACAACACCCTGATGGAAGAGTTCAGCAAACTTGATATTCCGCTGACCGTTCACGACGTTGAGAGCTACTTCCAGGCGACGGAGGTCCGGGTCATGATGGCCCTCCTACGCCTTGTCGACAACCCCCAGCAGGATATCCCCCTGGTGGCCGTCTTGCGGTCCCCGCTGGTGGGCCTGACGACTGACGAACTGGCCTTTATCCGCCTGCAGAACCGTTCGGCCAACTACTACACGGCCTTGCGGACATTCAAGGTTAACTACGAAGACCCCAGCCGCCACCTTGTCCAGCCGACTTTGCTGAAGGGGGACGGGACAGTTCAGCTCTTGTACGACAAAGTCCGCCGCTTCCTTGACCAGCTGGCGGGCTTTCGACAGACCGCCCAGCAGCAGTCCCTAGTTGACTTGATTTGGCAAATTTACAAGCAGACGGGTTACCTGGACTATGTCGGGGCCATGCCCGGCGGGGCCCAACGCCAGGCCAACTTGCACGCCCTCTACCAGCGGGCCCACGACTACGAGCAGAGCAGCTTCAAGGGCCTGTACCAGTTCATTCGCTTTATCGAAAAGATGCAGGAACACGACAAGGACCTGGGGGTGGCGCCCACCCAGCTGGCTGACGATACAGTCAACGTGATGACCATCCACGGTAGCAAGGGTCTCCAGTTCCCCATCGTCTTCCTGATTGACGCAACCCATGGCTTTAACCAGCAGTCAACCAAGGAGACGGCCGTTGTAGACGCAGTCAACAAGGTGGGAATCGAGTACGTCGACCGTGATCGGGTTGAGTACGACACGCCCCAGCGCCAGGCGATCATCAGTGGGGTTCGCCAGGGTGAACGGGCCGAGGATTTGCGGGTCCTGTACGTGGCCCTCACCCGGGCAGAGCAGCGCCTCGTGATCACCGGCTCCTTTAACGAGGAGAACCGCCGGCAAACCCTGACCGGGGCGTGGAACCAGTGGCAAAAGGCCTTCCAGTCTACGGGTACCCTGTTGGGGCCCCAGCTAAGGGTCAACGCCCGGTCCTTCATGGATTGGATTGGGATGGCCCTCGCCCGGTCGAAACAGTTTCGCGCCCAGCAGGTGGCCCCCACGGGGATGAGCTTAGAAGAGGGAGCTTTGGCCAACTATGACCGGGAAGCCGCCCTCTTCAATGGCCAGCGCTTTACGGTCCGGACCCTTACCGCGGCGGACGTCAACCGGCAACTGGCGGAACTAGGGCAGGCCGCATCAGCAGTTGACGCGGCCAACGCCCCGCAGCCGGCGCCTGGTGATGAGCAGGCCGCACTCCGGGCCTTGGATTTTCACTACCCATACCCGGTGGCTACGAAGACGACGGCCTACCAGTCGGTTACGGACGTCAAGCGCCTCTTCGAATACCCGGATGATTCCGGTGAGGCCCAGTGGGACTACCGTCGCCAACAACGGGAAAAGCAGGCCCAGGGAATCTATTTCAACAATGATTTCGCAGTGCCCGACTTTATCAAGCAAGAAGAGCAGACCCCGGCGGCCACCAGCATTGGGACGGCTACCCACCTGGTCTTCCAGAAACTGACGTTGACGAAGGCCGGGGTGACGGTCGCAGCCATTAGGGCCCTCATTGACCAGCTGGTTAGTGACCAGCTGATTGCCCCGGCGGTCGCACCGAAGATCAACCGGGACGGGATCAGTCGCTTTTTCCAAACGGCCGTTGGGAAGAAAATCCTTGCTACACCGGGCGGCTACCACCGGGAAGCACCGTTTGCGATGGTGATGAACGGTGCTGAATTATTCAAGGAAATTAAACCGCAGAATAACGAACAGGTCCTGATTCACGGGATCATTGACGGCTACCTGGTGACCGATGACGGGATCACCCTGGTGGACTACAAGACCGACCACCTCGCCGACAGTGACCCGGCAATTGCGACCCAGCAGATTGTTGACCGTTACCGGGGGCAGCTGAACCTTTACAAGCAGGCACTCAACCTGATGGAACCGGTGCCGGTTGTCGAAATGGGCCTGTATCTGGTAGAATCAGGACAGTTCATAGCAATTTGA